Part of the Anaeromyxobacter diazotrophicus genome, GCCGTGGCTCACCTGGGCCGCGCTGCGGCTGCGGCGCTGGGTGCGCACCCACCGCCCGAGCGTGGTGTACTTCAACCAGCTGCCGGCGTTCCTGTGGTTCTCGCGCGCGATCCCCGCCGCCACCCCGGTGGTCTACCACGCGCACGGGGTCGGCGCGGTCCGCGCGGCTGAGGCGCCGTACGTCGGGCGGCGGTCCTCCCGCGTCGTCGCGGTGTCGCGGGCGGTGGCCGACAGCCTGGCCCGGGCCGGAGTCGATCGCGACCGCATCGACGTCGTCTACAACGGGGTCGACGTGGACGCCGAGCGCCGGGTGGCGGCGGCGGGCGCAGCACTGCCGGACTCCGCTCCGGGCGAGGTGGTGCTCGCGCACGTCGGGGTCCTCATCGCCCACAAGCAGCAGCACGTGTCGATCGAGGCCCTGTCCCGGCTGCCGCCGCACGTCACCCTCTGGCTGTGCGGCAGCATGCCGTCCGGCGCCGACCCGGGATACGAGGCGAGCCTCCGCGCGCTCGCGGAGCGCCTGGGCGTGGCCCGGCGGGTTCACTTCCTGGGCTGGCGAGACGACGTGCCGCACGTCATCTCGCGGGCGGACGTCGTCATCCTCCCGTCGGTCCAGGAGGCGATGCCGCGCGCGCTGGTCGAGGCGATGGCGGCCGGGAAGCCGTGCGTGGGGGCAGCGGTGGGCGGCATCCCCGAGATCATCGAGGACGGGGTGACGGGGCGGGTCGTCCCGCCCACCGCGGCCGAGTTCGCGGCCGCGCTCGCGCCGCTCGCGACCTCGGCGTCGGCGCGGCGCGCCCTCGGGGAGGCGGGCGCCCGCCGCGCGGCACGGCTCTTCACGCTCGAGGCCCAGCAGGAACGGCTGGCCGCCGTCCTCGCGTCGGCGATGGGCGGGCCGGCCCGGCGGCGTCCGCGCGCTCCGCGGGCGCGGGAGGGGGTCGCCTCGTGAGCCTCGATCGTCCGGCGGTCACCATCGGGCTCCCCTTCTTCAACGCGGCGCGGACGCTGCGCGAGGCGCTCCAGTCGATCTTCGCCCAGACGCACCAGGACTGGGAGCTGCTCCTCGTCGACGACGGGTCGCGCGACGGCTCGCTGGCCCTGGCGCGGGCCGTCGACGACCCGCGGGTCCGGGTCCTGAGCGACGGCGTCAACCGCGGCGTCGTGTACCGCCTGAACCAGATGGCGGAGCTGGCGCGGGCGCCGTACCTGTGCCGGCTGGACGACGACGACCTCATGCACCCGCGGCGCATCGAGGCGCAGGTCGCCTACCTCGAGGCGCACCCCGACGTGGACGTCGTGTCCTCGCCGCTGATCTCGATCGACGAGGCGGGCGCGATCCGCGGGATCCGGGGCGCCGGCGCGGCGCGGGTCGGGGATCCCGTCTCGGCCCTGCGCGGCTGCCCGCTGGCGCAGGGCGCCGCGATGGGCCGCACGCGCTGGTTCGCCGAGAACCGGTACGACCCCCGCTACCTCCGGGCGGAGGATCACGAGCTGTGGTGCAGGACGGCGCCTCACTCGCGCTTCGCGGTGACGGACGAGGCGTACCTGTTCTGCCGCGAGCCCGCCGAGGTGAACCTGCGCAAGTACGTCCTGAGCTGCCGCACCGACCGGCGGATCTACCGTCAGTACGGGCCGGCGCGGGTCGGCCGGCGCGGGACGGCGGTCCTCGTCGCGCAGTCGTTCGCGAAGGAGGGGCTGTACCGCGCGGCCTGCCGGCTCGGGCTCGCCGGCAGGCTCGTCGCGCGCCGCAACCGGCCCGAGCCCCCGGAGGCGGTGGCCCGGGCCGCCGCGGTGCTGGAGCAGGTGCGCCGGACCGCGGTCCCCGGGCTCGACGGCGAGCCCGCTCGCCGGCGGACGCAGGGGTAGGAGCCAGGCCGGCGCCCGCGGCGGGGGGGGCGCGGCTTGACGCCGGCGGGCCCGTCCGGGAGAAAGGGCGGATGCGCCGCACCTGCCGCCGCTGCCTCCGGCCGGAGTCCTTCTGCGTCTGCGACGGAGTGGTCCCGGTCCAGACGCGCACCCGCGTGGTGCTGCTGCAGCACCCCCGCGAGGCGCGGCTCGCCATCTGCAGCGCGTGGCTCACGCGGATCGCGCTCGAGAACGCCGAGCTCCACCGGGGCGTCCGATTCGAGGACGACGCGCGCGTGACGGAGCTGGCGTCGGCGCCGGGCGCGGCGCTCCTGTACCCCGGCGGCGACTCCGCCGCGTCGCGCGCCGGCGCGCCCCCGCCCATCCTGTTCGTCGTCGATGGGACCTGGGTGCAGGCCGAGAAGATGCTGGCCGCGAACCCGCGGCTGTCGGCGCTGCCCCGGCTCGCCATCGCCCCGCCGGCGCCGAGCGGCTACGCGGGGCTCCGCCGCGAGCCGTCGGCGCACTGCCTCTCGACCCTGGAGGCGGTGGCGTACGCGCTGGCGGACCTGGAGGGCGGGGCCGCCCGGTTCGAGCCGATGCGGGCGGCGTTCCGGCGGATGGTGGAGCTCCAGCTCGCCTGCTCGCGCGACGGGCGGCGCGCGCCGCGGCACCGCGCCCCGGCGAGGCCGCGCGGCGAGGCAGCCGGTTCAGGCGGGTGAGGGGCTCGGCGCTCGCCCAAAGGCGCGCAGCCCGAGCGCGGCGGCGGCGAGGCGCACCGCGCCACCCGCGGCGAACAGGAGCTTCCGGCCGAGCAGGACCCGACCGGCGATGAACACGAACAGCGGGAGCTTGTCCGAGAGCACCCCCGTCGCGAGCGACGCGGCGGCGAACGAGAGGCCCCCGGCCGTCGAGAAGGCGGCCACGACCTCCGCGCGCCGGTGGCGCGGCGCGATCTGAAGCGGGAGCGCCACCGAGGCGAGCGCCTGGCCAGCGAGCAACGTCCCGCCGAGCGCGGCGTCGAGCGCGAGCGTGAAGACCGAGCCGGCGTGGATCCCGAGCCAGAGGAATGGCAGCGACGCCGCGCCGGCGGTCGACGCGACGAGCACGCGGCCCGCCCCGAAGCGATCGAGCATCTTGCCCCAGAGCGGAGCGCCCAGGAGGCAGCCGGCGGCCACGCCGGCGCCGTGCACGCTGACGGCCACGAACCCCAGGTGAAGCCCCTGCAGCATGTGGAGCGCCGTGATGGCGGCCGTGATCCCGAGCGCCGCGTTCCACGCGCAGACGTAGCCGAGCACGCGGCGCACGCCGCCGTCCGCCAGCGCGCGGCTGGCGGACGGCATGGCGCGTTCGCGCCGGGGCGGCGGCGCCTGGCGCGCGAGCCAGAACGCGGCGAGCAGGCCGGCCGCCCAGGCCAGGATGGCGAGCAGGGAGAGCGCGTGGACCCGCGCCGCCCCCGCGTGACCGTCGAGGAACACGCCGACCGCCAGGCTCGCGGCGGCGCCGGAGACGGCCGCGCGGCCCGCCCGGCGGCCGAGCACCCGGCTGCGCACGGGCGCGCGGTACAGCGCAGGGGTCCAGATCATCCAGGCCTGCTGCGCGATCGAGGCGAGCGCGCACGAGCTGACGGCGACGGCCGCGACGACGAGCTGAGCGCCGGTCCGCGTGAGGGGCAGGAAGGGCAGGGCGACCAGGGCGAGGTAGGGCTGGCGGGCCGCGATCGAGGCTGCGAGCGCGACGCGGCGCGGCCCGTGCCGCGCGGTCAGGCGCGCGGCCGGGAAGTGCAGCACCTGCGCGAGCGCAGGCAGCGCCGCCAGGAGCGCGACGAGCGCCGGGGAGGCTCCGACCTGCAGGGCCCACGCGGTGAGCGCCGCGCCTCCCGCGCAGGCCGTCACCCACTCGGCGGCGATGGCCTCGAGGGAGGTCGCGAGCAGCGAACGGCGCAGGCGCCCGCGGGCGCTACGGGGTGGGCGAGGCGGGGTGAGAGCGGAGTCAACGGACATTGACCCGACCCAACGCGGGGCGGCGGGTCAGGATTTCCCGGGTGAGGCGGTCCGCTCGGGGCTGTGGGACGCCGACCTACGGCGCCACCACGTACCACTGCCCCTTCGCGCCCTGCTCGCGCTTCAGGAGCCCTTCCTTCTCCATCGCCTCGAGCAGCTTCTTGAACGTCGAGAAGCCGTGGTCGCGCTCGTCGAAGTCGGGCTCCTTGCGGACGATGAACTCCTTGATGGCCGAGGGGTTCACCGGGCCGGTGGCGCGGGCGAGCAGCGCCGAGACCGCCTCGCGGGCGACCTCCGGCACGGCGGCCGGCTTCGCGGGCGGGCGGTCCTTCTCCTTCTCGCGCGGGCCGGCGCCGTCGCCGCGGCCGCGGCGCTGCGAGGCGGGGCGCAGGTAGATGAACTCGTCGCACGCCTTCACGAAGAGCGGGCTCGTCGCCTCGCGCACGCCCATCCCGATGACGGTGCGGCCCACCTCGCGCAGCTTGTAGGCCAGCGGGCAGAAGTCGGAGTCGCCGGAGGCGATGACGAAGGTGTCGATGTGCTCGCGCAGGTAGGCGAGCTCGAGCGCGTCGATGACGAGCCGCACGTCGGCGCCGTTCTTGCCGGCGCGGGTGGAGGGCGGGACGTCGATGAGCTCGACCCCGTGCTCGTGCAGGTTGCGGGTGGCGGGCGCGAAGCGCGTCCAGTCGCAGTACGCGCGGCGGAACAGGACCTTCCCCTTGTCGAGGAGGGTGTCGAGGGCGGGGCCGACGTCGAACTGCTCGGCGGAGAGGCCGGTCCGGGTGACGAGGTTCTCGAAGTCGACGAAGAGCGCGATGCGCTGGCCGTCCGAGTCGCGTTTCATCGTCAGGGCGTACCAGGGATGGCGCGCGGCGGCAACTTCGCCGCCCTCCGCTCAGGCGGCCGGACCGGCTGGCGTCGCCCGGGGGGCGGCCGCGAGCGCGGCCGGCGCGAGCGGCCCGCCCGCCGCCGCGGACGGGCGCCAGTAGCGCAGCGCCAGGGCCAGCGTGGCGACCTGCACCGCGGCCGTGAGCGCCACGCACGCCGCCCAGCCGCCGGCGTTCCAGGCCAGCGCCGGCAGGACCCCGCCGGCGGTGCCGCCGAGGTAGTACGAGGCCACGTACACGCCCGAGGCCGCCGAGCGCACCTCGCGCTTCGCCGCCACCTGCAGGTAGCTCGTGGAGGCCGCCTGGGAGACGAAGGTGGCGGTGCAGCAGCAGGCGAGCCCCACGCCGACCGCCGCCACCGACGGGGCGAGCGTGAGCAGCACGCCGCCGAGGTTGAGCCCCAGCGACGCC contains:
- a CDS encoding glycosyltransferase, encoding MPEQPLIAFVDLVTSVGGVQTVMASVWPRLADRYRCAVIDAYGNPDYARLWSGTAVERVELLRPPRRRYIGGRGATRVLGLAARAPWLTWAALRLRRWVRTHRPSVVYFNQLPAFLWFSRAIPAATPVVYHAHGVGAVRAAEAPYVGRRSSRVVAVSRAVADSLARAGVDRDRIDVVYNGVDVDAERRVAAAGAALPDSAPGEVVLAHVGVLIAHKQQHVSIEALSRLPPHVTLWLCGSMPSGADPGYEASLRALAERLGVARRVHFLGWRDDVPHVISRADVVILPSVQEAMPRALVEAMAAGKPCVGAAVGGIPEIIEDGVTGRVVPPTAAEFAAALAPLATSASARRALGEAGARRAARLFTLEAQQERLAAVLASAMGGPARRRPRAPRAREGVAS
- a CDS encoding glycosyltransferase family 2 protein, with amino-acid sequence MSLDRPAVTIGLPFFNAARTLREALQSIFAQTHQDWELLLVDDGSRDGSLALARAVDDPRVRVLSDGVNRGVVYRLNQMAELARAPYLCRLDDDDLMHPRRIEAQVAYLEAHPDVDVVSSPLISIDEAGAIRGIRGAGAARVGDPVSALRGCPLAQGAAMGRTRWFAENRYDPRYLRAEDHELWCRTAPHSRFAVTDEAYLFCREPAEVNLRKYVLSCRTDRRIYRQYGPARVGRRGTAVLVAQSFAKEGLYRAACRLGLAGRLVARRNRPEPPEAVARAAAVLEQVRRTAVPGLDGEPARRRTQG
- a CDS encoding tRNA-uridine aminocarboxypropyltransferase, with amino-acid sequence MRRTCRRCLRPESFCVCDGVVPVQTRTRVVLLQHPREARLAICSAWLTRIALENAELHRGVRFEDDARVTELASAPGAALLYPGGDSAASRAGAPPPILFVVDGTWVQAEKMLAANPRLSALPRLAIAPPAPSGYAGLRREPSAHCLSTLEAVAYALADLEGGAARFEPMRAAFRRMVELQLACSRDGRRAPRHRAPARPRGEAAGSGG
- a CDS encoding MFS transporter; amino-acid sequence: MTACAGGAALTAWALQVGASPALVALLAALPALAQVLHFPAARLTARHGPRRVALAASIAARQPYLALVALPFLPLTRTGAQLVVAAVAVSSCALASIAQQAWMIWTPALYRAPVRSRVLGRRAGRAAVSGAAASLAVGVFLDGHAGAARVHALSLLAILAWAAGLLAAFWLARQAPPPRRERAMPSASRALADGGVRRVLGYVCAWNAALGITAAITALHMLQGLHLGFVAVSVHGAGVAAGCLLGAPLWGKMLDRFGAGRVLVASTAGAASLPFLWLGIHAGSVFTLALDAALGGTLLAGQALASVALPLQIAPRHRRAEVVAAFSTAGGLSFAAASLATGVLSDKLPLFVFIAGRVLLGRKLLFAAGGAVRLAAAALGLRAFGRAPSPSPA
- a CDS encoding NYN domain-containing protein; this encodes MKRDSDGQRIALFVDFENLVTRTGLSAEQFDVGPALDTLLDKGKVLFRRAYCDWTRFAPATRNLHEHGVELIDVPPSTRAGKNGADVRLVIDALELAYLREHIDTFVIASGDSDFCPLAYKLREVGRTVIGMGVREATSPLFVKACDEFIYLRPASQRRGRGDGAGPREKEKDRPPAKPAAVPEVAREAVSALLARATGPVNPSAIKEFIVRKEPDFDERDHGFSTFKKLLEAMEKEGLLKREQGAKGQWYVVAP